In Syngnathus scovelli strain Florida chromosome 10, RoL_Ssco_1.2, whole genome shotgun sequence, the following are encoded in one genomic region:
- the cimap1d gene encoding outer dense fiber protein 3-like protein 2b: protein MEKQYPAIAGKEKGPGPGRYGLPPTIGFIGNDYTKQTSPAYSFHGKMSDNMYCVDCSPGPQYHIDAKMTRLGRDGTPAYTMLGRTKIQKEPFHTPGPGTYSPEKAPPCNLQRRPPSYTMGCRTHYRTTDSVPAPNKYTLPPLMGSHIPNKPASASFSMSACFNQGGPSVDLAKTPGPCRYNCTQPSVYLPRPPAFSMLGRHGGAREGTKLPGPGSYNPERVTVHKARAPAFSMGIRHSEFVTPLVVSVSEQ, encoded by the exons ATGGAGAAACAGTACCCAGCTATTGCAGGCAAAGAAAAAG GACCCGGCCCAGGGCGATACGGACTACCGCCGACGATTGGCTTTATCGGGAATGACTATACGAAACAAACAAGCCCCGCATACTCCTTCCACGGCAAGATGAGTGACAATA TGTATTGTGTTGACTGCAGTCCGGGACCTCAGTATCATATTGATGCGAAGATGACTCGCTTAGGGAGGGATGGAACACCTGCATACACCATGTTGGGGAGAACTAAAATACAAA AGGAACCCTTCCACACTCCTGGACCAGGTACCTACAGCCCAGAAAAAGCCCCGCCTTGCAACCTGCAACGCCGACCCCCATCCTACACCATGGGCTGCCGCACGCACTACCGCACCACGGACTCGGTGCCCGCTCCCAACAAGTACACTCTCCCTCCACTAATGGGCTCTCACATCCCAAACAAACCGGCCAGCGCCAGCTTCTCAATGTCGGCTTGTTTCAACCAAGGCGGGCCGTCCGTGGATTTAGCCAAGACGCCCGGGCCTTGCAGATACAACTGCACACAGCCCAGCGTTTATCTCCCTAGGCCGCCCGCTTTTTCCATGTTGGGGCGACACGGTGGAGCTCGAGAGGGCACTAAATTGCCCGGTCCTGGATCTTATAATCCAGAAAGAGTGACAGTGCACAAAGCACGGGCGCCGGCCTTCTCCATGGGGATTAGGCACTCTGAGTTTGTCACCCCGCTGGTCGTCAGTGTTTCTGAACAGTAG
- the cks2 gene encoding cyclin-dependent kinases regulatory subunit 2, whose protein sequence is MSKKDIYYSDKYNDDAFEYRHVVLPKQLSKLVPGSHLMTEEEWRGLGVQQSQGWIHYMIHKPEPHILLFRRPLSKH, encoded by the exons ATGTCGAAGAAGGACATTTACTACTCTGACAAATACAACGACGACGCCTTCGAGTATAG GCATGTGGTTTTACCGAAGCAGCTGTCCAAACTGGTGCCTGGCTCGCACCTCATGACCGAAGAGGAGTGGCGCGGCCTCGGTGTGCAGCAGAGCCAAGGGTGGATCCACTACATGATCCACAAACCAG aacctcacaTCCTGCTGTTCCGAAGACCTCTCTCCAAGCACTGA
- the shc2 gene encoding SHC-transforming protein 2 isoform X1, which yields MLLKPKYDRFRNESVTSSSDDLMQSLAMSGKVVATPVVPSSTPGLPLPPLDSAARSSGAAALADSPCLDGEQDGTTTFCMLIPKMPQWKFSNSLLSRSPSNSSSSSTSSKDSSKNAQQGSPSTSTSSHRHSGAPSASGPVASLAAVLNSCDPVCVTPCSLQAIRGQRAAAQSGHGFGEISASPGGSGAGGSRSGMSRRTRVEGMWPSGDDFSQKDSFIHKPSQGWLHPDKKIAGPGASYIVRYMGCIEVLKSMRSLDFNTRTQVTREAINRLCDAVPGGKGIWRKKSANKALQSIMGKSNLRFAGMSIAVNISIDGLGLLIPTTRQMLAHHPMQSISFASGGDTDTPDYVAYVAKDPVNQRACHILECSDGLAQSVISTIGQAFELQFKQYLHSPPKTLTSLDRSFRTEEPAWGEDDDFSEHDYYNSIPGKEPPVGGVVDSRLRPSKSQLAHIHAQPQSRAAQQMGSPAKREQVAHHASQLCYELQWEADASSSSDGYLCADGQPPGNKDYEEHQYVNTQSFENLESLHQGPDGQRGARGPDSPKKDLFDMRPFEDALKLHEAGGAAAVEGVQLVEDQWPSPPRRRAPVAPNEEQLRRETWYHSRMSRRDAEKLLVRDGDFLVRESTTNQGQYVLTGMHCGLPKHLLLVDPEGVVRTKDMLFESISHLIAYHLKNELPIVAAESELHLKQVVKRKQ from the exons ATGCTCCTTAAGCCAAAGTATGACCGCTTTCGCAACGAGTCTGTGACTTCTTCCTCCGATGACCTGATGCAGAGCTTAGCCATGAGCGGCAAAGTCGTGGCCACCCCGGTGGTCCCCTCCTCGACCCCCGGCCTCCCCCTGCCTCCCCTGGACTCCGCCGCCAGGTCCTCCGGTGCGGCGGCTCTGGCCGACTCGCCCTGCCTGGATGGGGAGCAGGACGGCACCACTACCTTCTGCATGCTCATCCCCAAGATGCCGCAGTGGAAGTTCTCCAACTCCTTGCTCAGCCGAAGCCCGTCCAACTCCAGTTCCAGTTCCACCTCCagcaaggactcaagcaaaaatGCTCAGCAAGGGTCCCCTTCCACTTCAACGTCGTCGCACAGGCACAGCGGGGCGCCCTCGGCCAGCGGCCCCGTAGCCAGCTTGGCCGCCGTGCTCAACTCCTGTGACCCGGTGTGTGTCACCCCGTGCTCCCTGCAGGCCATTCGCGGGCAAAGAGCGGCGGCACAGTCTGGACACGGGTTCGGGGAGATCTCGGCGAGCCCCGGGGGGTCCGGCGCCGGAGGCTCCAGGTCGGGAATGAGTCGCAGGACCAGGGTGGAGGGCATGTGGCCGAGCGGGGACGATTTCAGTCAAAAGGACAGCTTCATCCACAAACCTTCCCAAGGATGGCTGCATCCAGACAAGAAGATCGCAGGACCAGGAGCTTCTTACATTGTCAGG taCATGGGCTGTATTGAAGTGCTGAAGTCAATGCGCTCCCTGGATTTTAATACACGCACTCAGGTGACCAG GGAGGCCATCAACAGGCTCTGTGACGCCGTGCCGGGTGGAAAAGGCATATGGAGAAAGAAG TCTGCAAACAAAGCTCTTCAGTCCATCATGGGAAAGAGCAACCTGCGTTTTGCCGGCATGAGCATCGCTGTCAATATTTCCATCGACGGATTGGGACTACTTATTCCCACCACGCGACAG ATGTTAGCACATCACCCCATGCAGTCCATCTCGTTCGCTTCAGGCGGAGACACG GACACCCCCGATTATGTTGCATACGTGGCAAAAGACCCAGTCAATCAAAGAG CGTGTCACATTTTGGAGTGCTCGGACGGTTTGGCCCAGAGTGTCATCAGTACCATCGGCCAAGCCTTCGAGCTGCAGTTCAAACAGTATCTGCACAGTCCACCAAAGACTCTGACATCTTTGGACAG GTCCTTCAGGACGGAGGAGCCGGCGTGGGGGGAGGACGACGACTTCTCCGAGCACGATTATTACAACAGCATCCCGGGCAAGGAGCCTCCCGTCGGCGGGGTGGTGGACTCCCGACTGCGGCCTAGTAAATCTCAGCTAGCTCACATCCACGCACAGCCGCAAAGCAGAGCAGCACAACAG ATGGGCTCGCCGGCAAAAAGGGAGCAAGTGGCTCACCATGCAAGTCAGCTGTGCTATGAACTTCAGTGGGAGGCAGATGCAAGCAGTAGCTCAG atggTTACCTGTGTGCTGACGGACAGCCACCTGGGAATAAAGACTACGAGGAGCATCAGTATGTGAACACGCAGAGTTTCGAAAATTTGGAGTCTTTGCATCAGGGCCCCGATGGACAAAGAGGGGCCAGGGGGCCGGACAGTCCCAAGAAGGACCTTTTTGACATGA gaccttttgagGACGCCCTAAAACTCCACGAGGCCGGCGGTGCTGCTGCGGTGGAAGGTGTGCAGCTAGTGGAGGATCAGTGGCCCAGCCCTCCGCGGCGCAGGGCCCCCGTGGCCCCGAACGAGGAGCAGCTTCGGCGGGAAACCTGGTACCACAGTCGAATGAGCCGACGGGATGCCGAGAAGCTGCTGGTCCGAGACGGAGACTTCCTTGTGCGGGAAAGCACCACCAACCAGGGTCAATACGTACTAACAGGCATGCACTGCGGCCTGCCGAAACATCTGCTGCTTGTGGACCCCGAGGGAGTG GTGAGGACAAAAGACATGTTATTTGAGAGCATCAGCCATCTCATCGCGTACCACCTGAAGAACGAGCTGCCTATCGTAGCGGCCGAGAGCGAGCTCCACCTCAAGCAGGTGGTCAAAAGGAAACAATGA
- the shc2 gene encoding SHC-transforming protein 2 isoform X2 — MSRRTRVEGMWPSGDDFSQKDSFIHKPSQGWLHPDKKIAGPGASYIVRYMGCIEVLKSMRSLDFNTRTQVTREAINRLCDAVPGGKGIWRKKSANKALQSIMGKSNLRFAGMSIAVNISIDGLGLLIPTTRQMLAHHPMQSISFASGGDTDTPDYVAYVAKDPVNQRACHILECSDGLAQSVISTIGQAFELQFKQYLHSPPKTLTSLDRSFRTEEPAWGEDDDFSEHDYYNSIPGKEPPVGGVVDSRLRPSKSQLAHIHAQPQSRAAQQMGSPAKREQVAHHASQLCYELQWEADASSSSDGYLCADGQPPGNKDYEEHQYVNTQSFENLESLHQGPDGQRGARGPDSPKKDLFDMRPFEDALKLHEAGGAAAVEGVQLVEDQWPSPPRRRAPVAPNEEQLRRETWYHSRMSRRDAEKLLVRDGDFLVRESTTNQGQYVLTGMHCGLPKHLLLVDPEGVVRTKDMLFESISHLIAYHLKNELPIVAAESELHLKQVVKRKQ; from the exons ATGAGTCGCAGGACCAGGGTGGAGGGCATGTGGCCGAGCGGGGACGATTTCAGTCAAAAGGACAGCTTCATCCACAAACCTTCCCAAGGATGGCTGCATCCAGACAAGAAGATCGCAGGACCAGGAGCTTCTTACATTGTCAGG taCATGGGCTGTATTGAAGTGCTGAAGTCAATGCGCTCCCTGGATTTTAATACACGCACTCAGGTGACCAG GGAGGCCATCAACAGGCTCTGTGACGCCGTGCCGGGTGGAAAAGGCATATGGAGAAAGAAG TCTGCAAACAAAGCTCTTCAGTCCATCATGGGAAAGAGCAACCTGCGTTTTGCCGGCATGAGCATCGCTGTCAATATTTCCATCGACGGATTGGGACTACTTATTCCCACCACGCGACAG ATGTTAGCACATCACCCCATGCAGTCCATCTCGTTCGCTTCAGGCGGAGACACG GACACCCCCGATTATGTTGCATACGTGGCAAAAGACCCAGTCAATCAAAGAG CGTGTCACATTTTGGAGTGCTCGGACGGTTTGGCCCAGAGTGTCATCAGTACCATCGGCCAAGCCTTCGAGCTGCAGTTCAAACAGTATCTGCACAGTCCACCAAAGACTCTGACATCTTTGGACAG GTCCTTCAGGACGGAGGAGCCGGCGTGGGGGGAGGACGACGACTTCTCCGAGCACGATTATTACAACAGCATCCCGGGCAAGGAGCCTCCCGTCGGCGGGGTGGTGGACTCCCGACTGCGGCCTAGTAAATCTCAGCTAGCTCACATCCACGCACAGCCGCAAAGCAGAGCAGCACAACAG ATGGGCTCGCCGGCAAAAAGGGAGCAAGTGGCTCACCATGCAAGTCAGCTGTGCTATGAACTTCAGTGGGAGGCAGATGCAAGCAGTAGCTCAG atggTTACCTGTGTGCTGACGGACAGCCACCTGGGAATAAAGACTACGAGGAGCATCAGTATGTGAACACGCAGAGTTTCGAAAATTTGGAGTCTTTGCATCAGGGCCCCGATGGACAAAGAGGGGCCAGGGGGCCGGACAGTCCCAAGAAGGACCTTTTTGACATGA gaccttttgagGACGCCCTAAAACTCCACGAGGCCGGCGGTGCTGCTGCGGTGGAAGGTGTGCAGCTAGTGGAGGATCAGTGGCCCAGCCCTCCGCGGCGCAGGGCCCCCGTGGCCCCGAACGAGGAGCAGCTTCGGCGGGAAACCTGGTACCACAGTCGAATGAGCCGACGGGATGCCGAGAAGCTGCTGGTCCGAGACGGAGACTTCCTTGTGCGGGAAAGCACCACCAACCAGGGTCAATACGTACTAACAGGCATGCACTGCGGCCTGCCGAAACATCTGCTGCTTGTGGACCCCGAGGGAGTG GTGAGGACAAAAGACATGTTATTTGAGAGCATCAGCCATCTCATCGCGTACCACCTGAAGAACGAGCTGCCTATCGTAGCGGCCGAGAGCGAGCTCCACCTCAAGCAGGTGGTCAAAAGGAAACAATGA
- the ankrd24 gene encoding ankyrin repeat domain-containing protein 24, giving the protein MKSLKAKFKKNESQDWSKSDERLLQAVEQNEADKVSALILKKGLCPTKLDAEGKSAFHHCVSRGHVDCLEVIIAHGADVNVTDGAGFGALHLAAKNGQSECLKRLLQERLEVDCVDAIGRTPLHHAAISGCVSCSEILWDFKADLDAQDGDGATALILAAQMSRAELCVFLLGRGANANIQDNQGRSALMLACESDSTQTVAVLLRGGANTQLVDGLGNKAEDYSPDSHRIVHMLQNGAPPGTHSIMIIQGLPPTPHARSPAPPVESPEPPAQSPSPQPPELHQVEDEEVFEEIRRLRLERGRLLQKIKALEQQQQSALSALEELSRLKQRLKEAEAERDKLIEELKGVQGVGTSDSEDMEEMFDFQERLLSKRSRASPARAETSSDAESASPSPAPAHHGTAEELHQKIEELTSQNVELVLKVQMLEMFEKDDTNMESPGADFVPIAQYETIRKEFEALQERFSLAQAANEESGEVEERGVETSQVGFSENPEALKEKLQGLQALLASSQSELEQLKEQMRLGVLSVECAEGDTGGAGASWVPDSEAQQLRVKLGELEEELSQSRAKAVARTSEDADRIKQLKERVEQLQVALVQKRSAGDKDRTNSGAEEQRGNVAELEASVVQGGRTSGGPELNGDQVRRLQERVGELEDELKKCVPRSDLEEVQVTLSLQCEQLARERAEVARKLNDALLQLERLRPPINGDDEDEEEEHSESSELSVTSERSRRTLAAVREELEVARQEAAQALDCLCAERESRAHDALHLKDVVPLAKHKEALAAVSEQLAQTLQELQQEKAQRAETEEQAAILEAKVEAMHEAVPKEEHDKIKAELQRSLQASESSAAAAQEALSDKETELRQLKSEKAAQQGLISKEDHEALRLSMQADINAMTARFNDLTRKHEKTCTEVFQVQREALFNKSERQAAETQLVAVQQQLQELQAKSSHVQELQNNIQESQGLVKEKDRKITELSKEVFRLREALGSLSPPLGIMSSSSNTHQANPGQQMALQNKIAILNQQLQDCERKHKQVVAVYRSHLLAAVQGHMDEEVQRLLLQILRMSQQGH; this is encoded by the exons ATGAAGAGTCTTAAGGCAAAGTTTAAAAAGAATGAG AGTCAAGACTGGAGCAAGAGTGATGAGCGGCTCCTCCAGGCTGTGGAGCAAAACGAAGCAGATAAAGTCTCCGCCCTCATCCTTAAAAAGGGTCTCTGCCCCACCAAGTTGGATGCTGAGGGCAAATCGGC CTTCCATCATTGCGTGTCTCGAGGGCACGTCGATTGTCTGGAGGTCATCATCGCTCACGGAGCAGACGTCAATGTCACAGATGGCGCCG GCTTTGGCGCCCTTCACCTCGCAGCCAAAAACGGACAGAGCGAGTGTTTAAAGAGACTTTTACAG GAGAGATTGGAAGTAGATTGCGTGGACGCCATCGGGAGAACGCCCCTCCACCATGCAG CAATCAGCGGCTGCGTATCCTGCTCTGAGATCTTGTGGGACTTTAAAGCCGATCTTGATGCGCAAGATGGG GATGGCGCCACCGCCCTCATTTTGGCAGCTCAGATGAGTCGAGCGGAGCTTTGCGTCTTTTTGCTGGGTCGAGGTGCCAACGCAAACATTCAGGACAACCAGGGGAGGTCTGCCTTGATGCTGGCCTGCGAGAGCGACAGCACACAAACGGTGGCCGTCCTACTGAGGGGCGGGGCCAACACGCAGCTGGTCGACGGCCTCGGAAACAAGGCGGAAGACTACAGCCCTGATAGCCATCGCATTGTGCACATGTTGCAAAACGGAGCGCCTCCTGGTACG CACTCCATCATGATCATTCAGGGTTTACCACCCACCCCTCACGCACGCAGTCCCGCTCCCCCCGTTGAGTCCCCCGAGCCCCCTGCTCAGTCGCCTTCTCCTCAGCCTCCAGAATTACATCAG GTGGAAGATGAGGAAGTGTTTGAGGAGATTCGACGACTACGTCTTGAACGGGGTCGCCTCCtccaaaaaataaaagccttggagcagcagcagcagagcgcCCTCTCTGCTTTGGAGGAG CTGTCCCGACTAAAGCAGCGCCTAAAAGAGGCAGAGGCCGAGAGGGACAAATTGATCGAGGAGCTGAAGGGAGTCCAAGGTGTTGGAACGAGTGACTCTGAAGATATGGAGGAAATGTTTGACTTCCAAG AGAGGTTGCTCTCCAAGCGTTCCAGAGCCTCACCTGCTCGTGCCGAGACCTCCTCCGATGCAGAATCGGCTAGCCCGTCTCCTGCCCCCGCTCACCATGGAACTGCAGAAGAACTACACCAAAAAATAGAAGAGCTTACATCACAGAATGTCGAGCTTGTTCTCAAAGTTCAG ATGCTGGAGATGTTTGAGAAGGACGACACCAACATGGAAAGCCCCGGTGCGGACTTTGTCCCCATTGCACAGTATGAGACAATTAGGAAGGAGTTTGAAGCCCTGCAAGAACGCTTCTCATTGGCTCAAGCGGCCAACGAGGAGTCTGGTGAGGTGGAGGAACG TGGTGTTGAAACATCTCAGGTTGGATTTTCAGAGAATCCAGAGGCTCTAAAGGAGAAGCTGCAAGGTCTGCAGGCCCTGTTGGCTTCCTCTCAGTCAGAGCTGGAGCAGCTAAAGGAGCAAATGCGTCTTGGGGTGTTGTCCGTGGAGTGTGCAGAAGGGGACACAGGAGGAGCAGGTGCTAGCTGGGTTCCAGACTCAGAAGCCCAGCAGCTGAGGGTAAAATTAGGCGAGTTGGAGGAGGAGCTTAGCCAGAGCCGTGCCAAAGCGGTCGCTCGGACCTCTGAGGACGCTGACAGAATCAAACAGCTGAAAGAGCGAGTTGAGCAGCTTCAAGTCGCTCTGGTCCAGAAAAGGTCTGCGGGAGACAAGGACCGGACAAACTCTGGCGCAGAAGAGCAAAGGGGAAACGTGGCTGAGCTGGAGGCGAGCGTTGTACAGGGAGGGAGGACGTCGGGAGGCCCGGAACTGAATGGAGATCAGGTTCGGCGCCTTCAGGAACGTGTGGGCGAGCTGGAGGATGAGCTGAAGAAGTGTGTGCCACGGTCAGACCTGGAGGAGGTGCAGGTCACCCTAAGCCTCCAGTGTGAACAGCTGGCCAGGGAGAGAGCGGAGGTGGCGAGGAAGCTCAACGATGCCCTCCTGCAGTTGGAGAGACTGAGGCCTCCTATAAATGGTGACGAcgaggatgaagaagaagagcaCTCGGAGAGCTCGGAGCTCTCAGTCACATCAG AACGCTCCAGACGTACGCTGGCCGCCGTTCGCGAAGAGCTGGAGGTGGCCCGACAGGAAGCCGCCCAAGCTCTTGACTGCTTATGTGCCGAGCGAGAGAGCCGTGCCCACGACGCCCTGCACTTGAAGGATGTTGTGCCTCTGGCCAAGCACAAAGAAGCGCTGGCCGCCGTGTCGGAGCAGCTGGCCCAAACCCTACAGGAGCTTCAGCAGGAAAAGGCGCAGCGGGCAGAGACCGAAGAACAGGCGGCCATATTAGAAGCCAAAGTAGAGGCCATGCATGAAGCTGTTCCCAAAGAGGAGCATGACAAAATCAAG GCAGAGCTCCAGCGCTCCCTGCAGGCCAGCGAGAGTAGTGCCGCAGCAGCTCAAGAGGCTCTGagtgacaaagaaacagagctgAGACAACTCAAGTCAGAAAAAGCCGCCCAGCAGGGTCTTATCTCCAAGGAAGACCACGAGGCCCTGCGGCTGTCCATGCAGGCCGATATAAACGCCATGACGGCCCGCTTCAACGATCTCACGCGTAAACATGAGAAGACCTGCACTGAG GTGTTCCAGGTACAGCGGGAGGCTCTTTTTAACAAGAGCGAGCGACAGGCGGCAGAGACTCAGTTGGTTGCTGTGCAACAGCAGCTTCAAGAACTCCAAGCCAAATCCAGTCATGTCCAGGAACTCCAAAATAACATCCAGGAATCTCAAGGCCTTGTCAAGGAGAAGGACCGCAAG ATAACAGAACTATCTAAGGAGGTGTTCCGTCTAAGAGAGGCACTTGGCTCTCTGTCGCCCCCTCTTGGCATCATGTCCTCCAGTTCTAACACGCATCAAGCGAACCCGGGACAGCAAATGGCACTACAGAACAAAATCGCCATACTCAACCAACAGCTCcag GATTGTGAACGAaagcacaaacaggtggtggctGTGTATCGTTCTCATTTACTGGCTGCCGTGCAG GGTCATATGGATGAAGAGGTGCAACGTCTTCTCCTACAAATCCTCAGAATGAGCCAACAGGGTCATTAA